In Nicotiana tabacum cultivar K326 chromosome 19, ASM71507v2, whole genome shotgun sequence, one DNA window encodes the following:
- the LOC107784305 gene encoding prefoldin subunit 4-like, with the protein MQQAGTSGSEVEVTWEDQQNINKFGRLNNRLHELHDEIKIAKETCENLEDASNELILTDEEIVRFQIGEVFAHVPKEEVESRIENMQEVTAKNLEKLEEEKESVVSQMAELKKILYGKFKDSINLEED; encoded by the exons ATGCAGCAG GCTGGAACCTCGGGCTCCGAAGTGGAGGTAACGTGGGAGGATCAGCAGAATATTAACAAATTTGGCAGATTGAATAATCGTCTTCATGAACTCCACGATGAAATCAAGATCGCTAAG GAAACATGCGAAAATCTTGAGGATGCGAGCAACGAGCTAATTCTGACTGATGAAGAGATAGTGCGCTTCCAGATAGGGGAAGTTTTTGCTCACGTACCAAAGGAAGAAGTGGAGAGCAGGATAGAGAATATGCAAGAGGTCACTGCCAAGAACTTGGAGAAACTAGAGGAAGAGAAGGAATCAGTAGTTTCTCAGATGGCTGAACTGAAGAAGATATTATATGGGAAATTCAAGGATTCAATCAATCTTGAGGAGGACTAG